A region of Jannaschia sp. W003 DNA encodes the following proteins:
- a CDS encoding site-specific tyrosine recombinase XerD, producing MTAWIDRFLEAQAAERGAALNSLLAYRRDLEAYAAHLAHRGKADVETARRADVEGFLVACEAEGLAASTRARRLAAVRGLYRFAYEEGLRADDPAIRVTGPARRKALPKTMSEGDVDALLAAAGTLGRTEAERVRDACLMQLLYATGMRASELVSLPASAARGDPRMLLVRGKGGKERMVPLSPPAREALVAWLGVRDAAEAQARTARGTPPSAFLFPSHGKAAHLTRIWFHGRVKALAAAAGLDPAKVSPHVLRHAFATHLLAGGADLRAIQTMLGHSDIGTTEIYTHVLESRLRELVMTHHPMAGD from the coding sequence GTGACCGCGTGGATCGACCGCTTCCTCGAGGCGCAGGCCGCCGAGCGGGGCGCGGCGCTGAACTCGCTGCTCGCCTACCGCCGCGATCTGGAAGCCTACGCCGCGCATCTCGCCCACCGGGGCAAGGCCGACGTGGAGACGGCGCGGCGCGCCGACGTGGAGGGCTTCCTCGTGGCCTGCGAGGCCGAGGGGCTCGCCGCCTCCACCCGCGCGCGCCGACTGGCGGCCGTGCGCGGCCTCTACCGCTTCGCCTACGAGGAGGGGCTGCGCGCCGACGACCCCGCGATCCGCGTCACCGGCCCGGCCCGCCGCAAGGCGCTGCCGAAGACCATGAGCGAGGGAGACGTCGACGCCCTGCTCGCCGCCGCCGGCACCCTCGGCAGGACCGAAGCCGAGCGGGTGCGCGACGCCTGCCTGATGCAGCTCCTCTATGCGACCGGCATGCGTGCGAGCGAGCTGGTATCGCTGCCCGCCTCCGCGGCTCGGGGCGATCCGCGGATGCTGCTCGTGCGCGGCAAGGGCGGCAAGGAGCGCATGGTCCCCCTTTCGCCCCCGGCCCGCGAGGCGCTGGTCGCCTGGCTCGGGGTCCGCGACGCCGCCGAGGCCCAGGCGCGCACTGCCAGGGGCACGCCGCCCTCGGCCTTCCTGTTCCCGTCTCACGGCAAGGCGGCGCACCTCACGCGCATCTGGTTCCACGGCCGGGTCAAGGCGCTGGCCGCCGCCGCCGGGCTCGACCCCGCGAAGGTCAGCCCCCACGTGCTGCGCCACGCCTTCGCCACGCACCTGCTGGCGGGCGGCGCCGACCTGCGCGCGATCCAGACGATGCTCGGGCACTCCGACATAGGCACCACCGAGATCTACACCCACGTGCTGGAGAGCCGGCTGCGGGAGCTGGTGATGACGCATCATCCGATGGCGGGGGACTAG
- a CDS encoding HlyC/CorC family transporter, translating into METAAATMGWGTAWGIAGAILFLLMTSAFFSGSETALTAASRAKLRMQADKGAQGADKALLVTEDSERLIGAVLLGNNIVNILSASLATALFTALFGEGGVAIATLVMTALVLVFSEVLPKTYAISNPETAASRVAPAIVVVVRLFAPVVDVVRALVRLILRGFGVDIDPESRIMSAHEEIMGAIALGHTEGSVEKEDRDRLLGALDLGERYVEEIMLHRSGIEMVDVEAEPGAILDQCLASRYTRLPVYRGEPENIIGVVHAKDLLRHIDGLVRGSGGDLTRLSSLDVTEVMRDPYFIPETTTLDDQLRQFLRQHTHFALVVDEYGALQGLITLEDILEEIVGEITDEYDEPDAPQLEPDATGAYVVDGQMTIRDLNRSTDWSLPDEEANTIAGLVIHEAQTIPTVGQVFSFHGFRFEVSGREANRITQLRIRPLE; encoded by the coding sequence ATGGAAACAGCCGCCGCAACCATGGGATGGGGGACCGCCTGGGGCATCGCCGGGGCCATCCTCTTCCTCCTGATGACCTCCGCGTTCTTCTCGGGCTCCGAGACCGCGCTCACCGCCGCCAGCCGCGCCAAGCTGCGGATGCAGGCCGACAAGGGCGCGCAGGGCGCCGACAAGGCGCTGCTCGTGACCGAGGACAGCGAGCGCCTGATCGGCGCCGTGCTGCTCGGCAACAACATCGTCAACATCCTGTCGGCCTCGCTGGCGACCGCGCTCTTCACCGCCCTCTTCGGCGAGGGCGGCGTGGCCATCGCCACGCTGGTGATGACCGCGCTGGTGCTCGTCTTCTCCGAGGTGCTGCCGAAGACCTACGCGATCTCGAACCCCGAGACGGCGGCCAGCCGCGTCGCGCCCGCGATCGTCGTGGTGGTGCGCCTGTTCGCGCCCGTGGTGGACGTGGTGCGCGCGCTGGTGCGCCTGATCCTGCGGGGCTTCGGCGTAGACATCGACCCCGAGAGCCGGATCATGTCCGCCCACGAGGAGATCATGGGCGCCATCGCCCTGGGCCACACCGAGGGCTCCGTCGAGAAGGAGGACCGCGACCGCCTGCTCGGCGCCCTCGACCTCGGCGAGCGCTACGTCGAGGAGATCATGCTTCACCGCTCGGGCATCGAGATGGTGGACGTGGAGGCCGAGCCGGGCGCGATCCTCGACCAGTGCCTGGCCTCGCGCTACACCCGCCTGCCCGTCTACCGCGGCGAGCCCGAGAACATCATCGGCGTCGTCCACGCCAAGGATCTCCTGCGCCACATCGACGGGCTAGTGCGCGGCTCCGGCGGCGACCTGACGCGGCTGTCCTCGCTCGACGTTACCGAGGTGATGCGCGATCCCTACTTCATCCCCGAGACCACCACGCTCGACGACCAGCTCCGCCAGTTCCTGCGCCAGCACACCCACTTCGCGCTGGTGGTCGACGAGTACGGAGCCCTCCAAGGCCTCATCACGCTCGAGGACATCCTCGAGGAGATCGTGGGCGAGATCACCGACGAGTACGACGAGCCCGATGCCCCCCAGCTCGAGCCCGATGCCACGGGGGCCTACGTGGTCGACGGGCAGATGACGATCCGCGACCTGAACCGCTCCACCGACTGGTCGCTGCCCGACGAGGAGGCGAACACCATCGCCGGGCTCGTGATCCACGAGGCGCAGACAATCCCCACCGTGGGGCAGGTGTTCAGCTTCCACGGCTTCCGCTTCGAGGTCTCGGGCCGCGAGGCCAACCGCATCACCCAGCTCCGCATCCGGCCGCTGGAGTGA
- a CDS encoding DMT family transporter, whose product MTAGARAALWMIGSIVSFTLMAVAGRQLAGAHDTFEIMLYRSALGLALVVGAAAATGTLRDVRRERLGLHTVRNFAHFTGQNLWFASLAMIPLAQVFAMEFTSPLWVLLLAPPLLGERVRPAQYAVAALGFAGVLAVARPWGGAVEPGLLLAGLAAVFFALTNLMTRRLTRTDGLVSILFWLTAIQLLLGLVAAGHDGQIAPPTAATAPWLAAIGVAGLCAHLCLTKALGLAPASTVMPVDFLRLPVIAAVGALAYGESLAPEVAFGAALIVGASWANLRLAARAPAGNVAPAQPNAAKAFPPGS is encoded by the coding sequence ATGACCGCCGGCGCCCGCGCCGCGCTGTGGATGATCGGCTCCATCGTCTCGTTCACCCTGATGGCGGTGGCGGGGCGGCAGCTCGCGGGCGCCCACGACACGTTCGAGATCATGCTCTACCGCTCCGCGCTCGGCCTCGCGCTGGTGGTGGGCGCCGCGGCAGCGACAGGCACGCTCCGCGACGTGCGGCGCGAGCGGCTGGGCCTGCACACGGTCCGCAACTTCGCCCACTTCACCGGCCAGAATCTGTGGTTCGCCTCGCTCGCCATGATCCCGCTGGCGCAGGTCTTCGCGATGGAGTTCACCTCGCCGCTCTGGGTGCTGCTCCTGGCCCCGCCGTTGCTGGGCGAGCGGGTGCGCCCCGCGCAGTACGCGGTGGCGGCCCTCGGCTTCGCGGGCGTGCTCGCCGTGGCCCGCCCCTGGGGTGGCGCAGTGGAGCCGGGGCTGCTGCTCGCGGGCCTCGCGGCGGTGTTCTTCGCGCTGACCAACCTGATGACCCGGCGCCTGACGCGCACCGACGGCCTCGTGTCGATCCTGTTCTGGCTCACCGCGATCCAGCTCTTGCTCGGGCTGGTGGCGGCCGGCCACGACGGGCAGATCGCCCCGCCCACCGCCGCCACCGCGCCCTGGCTCGCGGCGATCGGCGTGGCGGGGCTGTGCGCGCACCTGTGCCTGACCAAGGCGCTCGGCCTCGCGCCCGCCTCCACGGTGATGCCCGTGGACTTCCTGCGCCTGCCCGTCATCGCCGCCGTAGGCGCCCTCGCCTACGGCGAATCGCTCGCGCCCGAAGTCGCCTTCGGGGCGGCCCTGATCGTCGGGGCGTCCTGGGCCAACCTGCGCCTCGCGGCCCGCGCGCCCGCGGGGAATGTTGCGCCGGCGCAACCGAATGCGGCGAAAGCGTTTCCCCCCGGGTCGTGA
- a CDS encoding outer membrane protein transport protein codes for MIRIATALLATTAIATGAQAGGLDRSQQSVLSIFDPEDTVSLTFNYVMPDVTGTDFGAGRGSYDVGENYSSTQLSFTNRLNERVTYSVIADQPFGADIDYDFDPRTSNLGGTAADLSAEALSFIARMEVNENVSVFGGVRAQRAGGTVKLNGQAYAAALGARAAARPLGTAVGTAAATPGAPNQAAAQAILGALGDGAGTAFAGVATGDPRAAALGGQLTAAGFGADVATAQGTFGAIAGPTGAFVAGGGYSVDIEDSWGAGLTLGAAYEIPEIALRLAVTYHSEVVHDGNSVERFGFIGGGAPIVGETSFSTPQSINVDFQTGINEQTLLIAGLRWADWDDFDVIPPNLGTDLADIDDVYRVSLGVARRFTPDFVGLATVTYEEDNGSSTVSPLGPNDGQIGLSLGGRYSTANMNVSGGLNYTKLGDADAGVAGRPVAAFRDNDALGVGLRLTYEF; via the coding sequence ATGATCCGCATCGCAACCGCGCTGCTCGCCACCACCGCGATCGCCACCGGCGCCCAGGCCGGCGGGCTCGACCGCTCCCAGCAGAGCGTGCTCAGCATCTTCGACCCCGAGGACACGGTGTCGCTGACCTTCAACTACGTCATGCCCGACGTCACCGGCACCGACTTCGGCGCGGGCCGCGGCTCCTACGACGTGGGCGAGAACTACAGCTCCACCCAGCTGAGCTTCACCAACCGCCTGAACGAGCGGGTGACCTACTCGGTGATCGCCGACCAGCCCTTCGGCGCCGACATCGACTACGACTTCGACCCGCGCACCTCGAACCTCGGCGGCACCGCCGCGGACCTCAGCGCCGAGGCCCTGAGCTTTATCGCCCGCATGGAGGTCAACGAGAACGTCAGCGTGTTCGGCGGCGTGCGCGCCCAGCGCGCGGGCGGCACCGTGAAGCTGAACGGCCAGGCCTATGCCGCCGCCCTCGGCGCGCGCGCCGCGGCCCGTCCGCTCGGCACCGCGGTCGGCACTGCCGCCGCCACGCCCGGCGCCCCGAACCAGGCCGCCGCGCAGGCGATCCTCGGCGCGCTCGGCGACGGCGCCGGAACCGCCTTCGCGGGCGTCGCCACCGGCGATCCCCGCGCCGCCGCGCTGGGCGGCCAGCTGACCGCCGCCGGCTTCGGTGCTGACGTGGCCACGGCCCAGGGCACCTTCGGCGCCATCGCCGGCCCGACCGGCGCGTTCGTCGCGGGTGGCGGCTACTCCGTCGACATCGAGGACAGCTGGGGCGCGGGCCTCACCCTCGGCGCGGCCTACGAGATCCCCGAGATCGCCCTGCGCCTCGCGGTCACCTACCACTCCGAGGTCGTCCACGACGGCAACTCCGTGGAGCGCTTCGGCTTCATCGGCGGCGGCGCGCCCATCGTCGGCGAGACCTCGTTCTCCACGCCGCAGTCGATCAACGTCGACTTCCAGACCGGCATCAACGAGCAGACCCTGCTGATCGCCGGTCTGCGCTGGGCCGACTGGGACGACTTCGATGTGATCCCGCCGAACCTCGGCACCGACCTCGCCGACATCGACGACGTGTACCGCGTCTCGCTGGGCGTCGCGCGGCGCTTCACGCCCGACTTCGTGGGCCTCGCCACGGTGACCTACGAGGAGGACAACGGCTCCTCGACGGTCTCGCCGCTGGGCCCGAACGACGGCCAGATCGGCCTGTCGCTGGGCGGGCGCTACAGCACCGCCAACATGAACGTCTCGGGCGGCCTCAACTACACCAAGCTGGGCGATGCCGACGCGGGCGTCGCCGGCCGCCCCGTGGCCGCGTTCCGCGACAACGACGCGCTCGGCGTCGGCCTGCGGCTCACCTACGAGTTCTGA
- a CDS encoding DMT family transporter, which produces MPDMSPRAWAELGLLALVWGASFLAVRVALDEIGFLASVAWRVAPAALALWAVVLWRGLAVPRALSVWGALLVMGVLNNVVPFTLMAWGQLSIETGLVSILNAGTAVWGVLLAALFLADERLTPRRAAGVAIGFAGVATAIGFGSFAALDLRSLAQLAVVAGTVGYALAGVWARLHLRGLAPEVAAAGMLTGSTLVMLPVAALTEGLALPAAPATWAAIAYYALVATAFAYLLYFRVLAVAGSGNTMLVTLLVAPVAIVLGAVVRGETLGPHALGGFAVLALGLLVLDGRLLRRVAIPRARR; this is translated from the coding sequence ATGCCCGACATGTCCCCCCGCGCCTGGGCCGAGCTCGGCCTCCTCGCCCTGGTCTGGGGCGCCTCGTTCCTCGCCGTGCGCGTGGCGCTCGACGAGATCGGGTTCCTCGCCTCCGTGGCCTGGCGCGTGGCCCCGGCGGCGCTGGCGCTCTGGGCCGTGGTGCTGTGGCGCGGGCTCGCCGTGCCCCGCGCCCTGAGTGTCTGGGGCGCGCTCCTGGTGATGGGCGTCCTGAACAACGTCGTGCCGTTCACGCTCATGGCTTGGGGGCAGCTGAGCATCGAGACCGGGCTGGTCTCGATCTTGAACGCCGGCACGGCCGTCTGGGGCGTGCTGCTCGCCGCCCTGTTCCTCGCCGACGAGCGCCTCACGCCCCGCCGCGCTGCGGGCGTCGCCATCGGCTTCGCCGGCGTCGCCACCGCCATCGGCTTCGGCAGCTTCGCCGCGCTGGATCTCCGCTCCCTCGCGCAACTCGCCGTGGTGGCGGGCACGGTGGGCTACGCGCTCGCCGGCGTCTGGGCGCGGCTGCACCTGCGCGGCCTCGCCCCCGAGGTGGCCGCCGCCGGGATGCTGACCGGCTCCACCCTCGTGATGCTGCCCGTGGCCGCACTGACCGAAGGCCTCGCGCTGCCCGCGGCGCCAGCGACCTGGGCCGCCATCGCCTACTACGCGCTCGTGGCGACCGCCTTCGCCTACCTCCTCTACTTCCGCGTCCTCGCCGTCGCCGGGTCCGGCAACACCATGCTCGTCACGCTGCTGGTGGCCCCCGTCGCCATCGTGCTGGGCGCCGTGGTGCGCGGCGAGACGCTGGGGCCGCACGCCCTCGGGGGCTTCGCGGTCCTCGCCCTCGGCCTCCTCGTGCTCGACGGCCGTCTTCTGCGCCGCGTTGCGATTCCCCGCGCACGCCGCTAA
- a CDS encoding ATPase, whose amino-acid sequence MLYRTPEDWRRAPRKRVAFFGMSGLGKTHLARILRASGEWFHYSVDYRIGTAHMGEFINDNLKREAMKVPFLRDLLRGDGIWIGANMSFENLSPLSAFLGKPGDPVRGGLAFPEYLRRQDLHVEAERRALLDTPFFVERSADLYGYDHFVCDTGGSICEVVDPDDPADPVLNTLHDSALMVWIRGGEDHVDRLVRRFRADPKPMCYPRAVNEALWAEFSAEHGTDGDPDAFAAFAYERAMRRREPIYGAMAARWGVSVDVNEVSGVRDAADAVEMVARALARRAEG is encoded by the coding sequence ATGCTCTACCGCACCCCAGAGGACTGGCGCCGCGCGCCCCGCAAGCGGGTCGCCTTCTTCGGCATGTCCGGCTTGGGCAAGACCCACCTCGCCCGCATCCTGCGCGCGTCCGGCGAGTGGTTCCACTACTCCGTGGACTACCGCATCGGCACCGCCCACATGGGCGAGTTCATCAACGACAACCTCAAGCGCGAGGCGATGAAGGTCCCGTTCCTGCGCGACCTGCTACGCGGCGACGGCATCTGGATCGGCGCCAACATGAGCTTCGAGAACCTCTCGCCGCTCTCGGCCTTCCTCGGCAAGCCGGGCGACCCTGTGCGGGGCGGCCTAGCCTTCCCGGAGTACCTGCGTCGGCAGGACCTCCACGTCGAGGCCGAGCGCCGCGCCCTCCTCGACACGCCGTTCTTCGTGGAGCGCTCCGCCGACCTCTACGGCTACGACCACTTCGTGTGCGACACGGGCGGCTCGATCTGCGAGGTGGTCGACCCGGACGACCCCGCCGACCCGGTGCTGAACACGCTTCACGACAGCGCCCTCATGGTCTGGATCCGCGGCGGCGAGGACCACGTGGACCGCCTCGTCCGCCGCTTCCGCGCCGACCCCAAGCCCATGTGCTACCCGCGCGCCGTGAACGAGGCGCTCTGGGCCGAGTTCTCCGCCGAGCACGGCACGGACGGCGACCCCGACGCCTTCGCCGCCTTCGCCTACGAGCGCGCCATGCGCCGCCGCGAGCCGATCTACGGCGCGATGGCCGCCCGCTGGGGCGTCTCCGTGGATGTGAACGAGGTGTCGGGCGTCCGCGACGCCGCCGACGCCGTGGAGATGGTCGCCCGCGCCCTCGCCCGGCGCGCCGAGGGCTAG
- the metA gene encoding homoserine O-succinyltransferase → MPITLHRDLPAYRILEREGVMVMSDDDATRQDIRPLRIGLLNLMPMKIATETQFARLIGATPLQIDLTLIRMSEHQSRHTAPEHMESFYHPFSEVRDQRFDGLLITGAPIEHLAFEDVTYWPELREVMDWTQTNVHHTFAVCWGAMAMAWHFAGVPKHELDAKAFGCFPVANEAPASPYLRGFSDECVIPVSRWTEMRRAELEAAGMRVLLGSEATGPCLVEDPARRALHIFNHFEYDTDTLKREYDRDVAAGVPINVPGNYYPGDDPARPPLNRWRSHAHLLYGNWINQIYQTTPFDLAEIGVERAG, encoded by the coding sequence ATGCCCATCACCCTGCACCGCGACCTGCCCGCCTACCGCATCCTCGAGCGCGAGGGCGTGATGGTCATGAGCGACGACGACGCGACCCGCCAGGACATCCGCCCGCTGCGGATCGGCCTCCTGAACCTGATGCCCATGAAGATCGCCACGGAGACGCAGTTCGCCCGGCTGATCGGCGCCACGCCGCTGCAGATCGACCTGACGCTGATCCGCATGAGCGAGCACCAGTCGCGCCACACCGCGCCCGAGCACATGGAGAGCTTCTACCACCCCTTCTCGGAGGTCCGCGACCAGCGCTTCGACGGCCTGCTGATCACCGGCGCGCCCATCGAGCACCTCGCCTTCGAGGACGTCACCTACTGGCCCGAGCTGCGCGAGGTGATGGACTGGACGCAGACGAACGTGCACCACACCTTCGCCGTGTGCTGGGGCGCCATGGCGATGGCCTGGCACTTCGCGGGCGTGCCCAAGCACGAGCTGGACGCCAAGGCGTTCGGCTGCTTCCCGGTCGCCAACGAGGCGCCCGCCTCGCCCTACCTGCGCGGCTTCTCCGACGAGTGCGTGATCCCCGTCTCGCGCTGGACCGAGATGCGCCGCGCCGAGCTGGAGGCCGCGGGGATGCGCGTGCTGCTCGGCTCCGAGGCGACCGGCCCCTGCCTCGTCGAGGACCCGGCCCGCCGGGCGCTGCACATCTTCAACCACTTCGAGTACGACACCGACACGCTCAAGCGCGAGTACGACCGCGACGTGGCCGCGGGCGTGCCGATCAACGTTCCGGGCAACTACTACCCGGGCGACGACCCCGCGCGCCCGCCGCTGAACCGCTGGCGCAGCCACGCGCACCTCCTCTACGGCAACTGGATCAACCAGATCTACCAGACCACGCCCTTCGACCTCGCGGAGATCGGGGTGGAGCGCGCAGGGTAG
- a CDS encoding alpha/beta fold hydrolase, whose product MLWAALVILAKLSLAVPLSLRRAARRALDHERRFPPEGEVIDVGGVPVHALVRGRGPDVVLIHGASGNLRDFTFRLVDLLAARYRVIALDRPGLGHTGRTDSAYARGFSRRAETIEEQASLLRRAAAQLGAENPIVVGHSFGGAVALAWALQSPPAALVLLGAVTRVWPGSIGPLYGTLGSALGGGLVAPVLAATVPARRVRTAVAAIFHPDPVPEGYARHVGGALALRLGAMRANARHLRNLKPQIAAQQPRYDALRLPIEMVHGARDTIVPPSIHAVPLAEAVPSAHLTMLEGVGHMPHHVRPKETVAAIDRAAARAGLRAAAAAQ is encoded by the coding sequence ATGCTCTGGGCCGCGCTCGTGATCCTGGCGAAGCTGAGCCTTGCCGTGCCGCTGAGCTTGCGCCGCGCCGCCCGCCGCGCGCTGGACCACGAGCGGCGCTTCCCGCCCGAGGGCGAGGTGATCGACGTCGGCGGCGTGCCGGTCCACGCGCTGGTGCGCGGACGGGGGCCGGACGTGGTGCTGATCCACGGGGCGTCGGGCAACCTGCGCGACTTCACGTTCCGCCTCGTGGACCTGCTCGCCGCGCGCTACCGCGTGATCGCCCTCGACCGCCCCGGCCTCGGCCACACGGGCCGCACCGATTCGGCCTACGCGCGAGGCTTCTCCCGCCGCGCCGAGACCATCGAGGAGCAGGCGAGCCTCCTGCGCCGCGCCGCCGCGCAACTGGGCGCGGAGAACCCCATCGTCGTCGGCCACTCCTTCGGCGGCGCCGTGGCCCTCGCCTGGGCGCTCCAGTCGCCGCCCGCCGCGCTTGTGCTGCTGGGCGCCGTCACGCGGGTCTGGCCCGGCTCGATCGGCCCGCTCTACGGCACGCTCGGCTCCGCGCTCGGCGGCGGGCTGGTCGCGCCCGTGCTCGCCGCCACGGTCCCGGCCCGCCGCGTGCGCACCGCCGTGGCTGCGATCTTCCACCCCGACCCGGTGCCCGAGGGCTACGCCCGCCACGTCGGCGGCGCGCTCGCCCTGCGCCTCGGCGCCATGCGCGCCAACGCCCGCCATCTGCGCAACCTGAAGCCGCAGATCGCCGCCCAACAGCCGCGCTACGACGCGCTCCGCCTGCCTATCGAGATGGTCCACGGCGCCCGCGACACCATCGTGCCGCCCTCGATCCACGCCGTGCCCTTAGCCGAAGCCGTCCCCTCGGCGCATCTCACCATGCTCGAAGGCGTCGGCCACATGCCCCACCACGTCCGCCCCAAGGAGACGGTGGCGGCCATCGACCGCGCCGCCGCCCGCGCGGGCCTGCGCGCCGCAGCGGCCGCGCAGTAG
- the ppk2 gene encoding polyphosphate kinase 2: protein MTKPFDGAISRYAETEAPEPVRRALAVAGRKEIATEGYPYPEWLSKKRYERDLDALQVELVKCQRWMQESGARLAVVFEGRDAAGKGSTIRRLTANLSARSARVVALSKPTETEAGQWYFQRYLAHLPTAGEMAIFDRSWYNRAVVEHVFGFCTPAQREAFFAQVPEVEHLLVEDGIILVKLWMNVGRVEQLRRMLRREGDPLKQWKLSRIDVEGLAKWDEYTAAIGETLERASFHYAPWTVVRSDDKRRARLEAIRTVLSAVPYEGRDDALTAPDPQIAGGPDLWLNGA, encoded by the coding sequence ATGACCAAGCCCTTCGACGGCGCCATCTCCCGCTACGCCGAGACCGAGGCCCCCGAGCCCGTGCGCCGCGCCCTCGCCGTGGCGGGCCGCAAGGAGATCGCGACCGAGGGCTACCCCTACCCCGAATGGCTGTCCAAGAAGCGCTACGAGCGCGATCTGGATGCGCTTCAGGTCGAGCTGGTGAAGTGCCAGCGCTGGATGCAGGAGAGCGGCGCTCGCCTCGCCGTCGTGTTCGAGGGCCGCGACGCGGCCGGCAAGGGATCGACCATACGCCGCCTCACCGCCAACCTCTCCGCCCGCTCGGCCCGCGTCGTGGCGTTGTCGAAGCCCACCGAAACCGAGGCCGGCCAGTGGTACTTCCAACGCTACCTCGCGCACCTGCCCACCGCCGGCGAGATGGCGATCTTCGACCGTTCCTGGTACAACCGCGCCGTGGTCGAGCATGTCTTTGGCTTCTGCACCCCCGCCCAGCGCGAGGCGTTCTTCGCGCAAGTCCCGGAGGTCGAGCACCTGCTGGTCGAGGACGGCATCATCCTCGTGAAGCTGTGGATGAACGTCGGCCGCGTGGAGCAGCTGCGCCGCATGCTCCGCCGCGAGGGCGACCCCCTCAAGCAGTGGAAGCTGAGCCGCATCGACGTCGAGGGGCTGGCCAAGTGGGACGAGTACACGGCCGCCATCGGCGAGACGCTGGAGCGCGCCTCGTTTCATTACGCGCCCTGGACCGTCGTGCGCTCGGACGACAAGCGCCGCGCCCGGCTCGAGGCGATCCGCACCGTGCTCTCGGCCGTTCCCTACGAGGGCCGCGACGACGCGCTGACGGCGCCCGATCCGCAGATCGCCGGCGGCCCCGATCTCTGGCTGAATGGTGCCTAA
- a CDS encoding TetR/AcrR family transcriptional regulator gives MPKQGYHHGNLRQALVDAALSLIEEKGPTGFTLSEAARAAGVTPAAVYRHFEGREDLIIECALQGHAMFADLMAHAWQEGQPSALASFEATGRAYLAFARRFRGHYTAMFESGLNRNATPELARAYARSREVLDRAAASLSERIPEGRRPPAAMVTAHIWAMSHGVVELFARGEPGSNAPYPPEDLLEAGIGIYLRGLGLIAKDE, from the coding sequence GTGCCTAAGCAGGGCTACCATCACGGCAACCTCCGGCAGGCGCTGGTGGATGCGGCCCTCAGCCTGATCGAGGAGAAGGGCCCCACCGGCTTCACCCTCTCCGAGGCCGCGCGCGCCGCCGGCGTCACGCCCGCCGCCGTCTATCGCCACTTCGAGGGGCGCGAGGACCTCATCATCGAGTGCGCGCTCCAGGGCCACGCGATGTTCGCCGACCTCATGGCCCACGCCTGGCAGGAGGGGCAGCCCTCCGCGCTGGCCTCGTTCGAGGCGACCGGCCGCGCCTACCTCGCCTTCGCGCGCCGCTTCCGGGGGCACTACACGGCGATGTTCGAGTCCGGCCTGAACCGCAACGCGACGCCCGAGCTGGCGCGCGCCTACGCCCGCTCCCGCGAGGTGCTGGACCGGGCGGCCGCCTCGCTGTCGGAGCGCATTCCGGAGGGCCGCCGCCCTCCCGCCGCGATGGTGACGGCCCATATATGGGCCATGAGCCACGGCGTGGTGGAGCTGTTCGCGCGCGGCGAGCCGGGCAGCAACGCGCCCTACCCGCCCGAGGACCTGCTGGAGGCCGGCATCGGCATCTACCTGCGGGGCCTCGGCCTGATCGCGAAGGACGAGTGA